Proteins found in one Syngnathus acus chromosome 9, fSynAcu1.2, whole genome shotgun sequence genomic segment:
- the myo1ha gene encoding unconventional myosin-Ih has protein sequence MDMEGALNARDQVGIQDFVLLDETTEGAFLNNLKKRFSKDLIYTYIGTLLVSVNPYKELDIYNKKQMDVYMGVNFFELPPHIYALADNAYHTMLTEFNNHFILISGESGAGKTEASKKILQYYAVSCPSTALLNTVRDKMLMSNPVLEAFGNAKTLKNDNSSRFGKYMDIQFDSEGDAVGGHILNYLLEKSRVVHQNHGERNFHIFYQLLEGGEEDLLHQLGLERDCQHYSYLTQGECAIVPSINDKNDWKTVKNALQVIDIDAINTNHLFGIVASVLHLGNVKFQPDSKARATLNNTNAELRWVSNLLGIDAHSLQEGLTYRKIEAKTDQVLSPFSLDHAIYVRDALAKAIYGHTFTWLVNRINESMENTDPARKTVIGLLDIYGFEVFNINSFEQFCINYCNEKLQQLFIQLTLKAEQEEYQAEDIEWEPVQFFNNKIICDLVEERHRGIISILDEECLRPGEATDLTFLERLEEKMGNHPHFVSHKLADKKTRRTMERGDFRLLHYAGEVTYCVVGFLDKNNDLLYKNIKDLICQSKNSIVRQCFSCMDPDSRRRPETVATQFKSSLLKLTEILMAKDAWYIRCLKSNESRKPGQFDEALIRHQIKYLGLMQHLRVRRAGFAYRRKYDVFLQRYKALCPATWPHWRGEPADGVLVLVQHLGYFPNEYKMGRTKIFIRHPRTLYATEDAFEKCKHQLASRLQAKYKGYRAKGEFRKQKEAATKIETCWRGVQARKERDKRAWAVKVIKQFIKGYMTRGQAKVTDNSEYLAFVRQNYLNRLKENLPKTVLDKTTWLSPPQVLAETSEILRKLHYRLMVRKYVRGITPQKKIQLQMKFIASSIFKGKKESYPQSVAQPFVETRISDQDINARVLQMIRHEHIKYSVPMIKYDRNGFKTRPRQLIFTQAAAYMVEEARIKQRISYTALKGISVSNLTDSIIVLHVTCEDPKQKGDLVLQCNHLFELVTKLSIIANKQNAVRVSQGSIKIEFQPGKESVIEFSIGPEPNVYKAKNGHLMVVATRARPR, from the exons ATGGACATGGAGGGTGCCCTCAATGCAAGGGACCAAGTTGGCATTCAAGACTTTGTTCTCTTGGATGAGACAACAGAGGGAGCCTTCCTCAACAACCTCAAGAAACGCTTCAGCAAGGATCTCATTTAC ACCTACATTGGCACTTTATTGGTATCTGTAAACCCGTATAAAGAGTTGGATATCTACAATAAAAAACAGATGGATGTGTACATGGGGGTCAACTTTTTTGAGCTTCCACCTCATAT CTATGCTCTGGCCGACAACGCCTACCACACCATGTTGACCGAGTTCAACAATCACTTCATCCTCATCTCGGGAGAGAGCGGAGCAGGGAAGACGGAAGCCTCCAAAAAGATTCTACAGTATTACGCAGTCAGCTGTCCAAGTACTGCTCTGCTCAACACTGTCAGGGACAAAATGCTCATGTCCAACCCTGTCCTTGAG GCTTTTGGGAATGCCAAAACGCTGAAAAATGACAACTCAAGTCGATTTGGAAAGTATATGGACATTCAGTTTGATAGTGAG GGCGATGCAGTTGGTGGCCACATCCTGAACTACCTGCTTGAAAAGTCCAGGGTGGTGCATCAGAACCACGGGGAGAGAAACTTCCACATTTTCTACCAGCTCCTggagggaggagaggaggaCCTGCTGCACCAGCTAGGCCTGGAGAGAGACTGTCAGCATTATAGCTATCTAACCCAA GGAGAGTGCGCCATTGTGCCATCTatcaatgacaaaaatgactgGAAGACAGTCAAAAACGCACTTCAAGTTATTGACATCGATGCGATCAACACAAAT CACTTGTTTGGGATCGTTGCGAGTGTTCTTCACCTGGGGAATGTTAAGTTTCAGCCTGACAGTAAAGCTCGTGCCACTCTCAACAACACCAATGCGGAGTTACGTTGGGTGTCAAAT CTTCTTGGAATTGATGCTCACAGTCTGCAAGAAGGTTTAACGTACAGGAAGATTGAAGCCAAAACGGACCAG GTGCTCAGTCCATTTTCTCTGGATCACGCCATCTATGTGCGGGATGCCCTGGCCAAGGCCATTTATGGGCATACCTTCACCTGGCTGGTAAACAGGATAAATGAGTCCATGGAGAACACT gaCCCTGCAAGAAAAACTGTCATTGGACTTTTGGACATCTATGGTTTTGAGGTTTTTAATATCAACAG TTTTGAGCAGTTCTGTATTAACTACTGCAACGAGAAGCTCCAGCAACTTTTCATCCAGCTCACGCTCAAGGCAGAGCAGGAAGAATATCAAGCGGAGGATATTGAG TGGGAGCCGGTGCAGTTTTTCAATAACAAGATTATTTGTGATCTCGTGGAGGAGAGACATAGAGGAATCATATCAATCCTG GATGAGGAGTGTCTGAGACCAGGAGAGGCTACAGACCTCACATTCCTGGAGAGACTGGAAGAAAAAATGGGGAACCACCCGCACTTTGTCTC ACACAAGCTGGCAGACAAAAAGACACGCAGGACGATGGAGAGAGGAGATTTCCGTCTCTTGCATTATGCCGGAGAGGTCACCTATTGTGTTGTGg GTTTTCTGGATAAAAATAATGACCTCTtatacaaaaacattaaagAT CTGATATGTCAATCaaaaaacagcattgtcaGGCAATGCTTCTCCTGCATGGACCCAGACAGCAGGCGGAGACCAGAAACA GTGGCCACCCAGTTTAAGAGCAGCCTGCTGAAGCTGACAGAGATCCTCATGGCCAAAGACGCCTGGTACATACGTTGCCTTAAATCCAATGAGTCCAGGAAGCCAG GACAGTTTGATGAAGCTCTCATCAGACATCAGATCAAATATTTGGGCCTGATGCAGCACCTGAGAGTCAGACGTGCTGGTTTTGCGTATAGGAGGAAGTATGATGTCTTTTTACAACG CTATAAAGCTCTGTGCCCAGCCACTTGGCCACACTGGAGAGGAGAACCTGCTGATGGGGTGTTGGTGCTGGTTCAACATCTGGGCTATTTTCCAAATGAGTACAAAATGGGAAG AACCAAAATATTCATCCGCCATCCAAGAACCTTGTATGCTACAGAGGATGCTTTTGAAAAGTGTAAACATCAATTAG CATCAAGACTCCAGGCCAAATACAAAGGCTACCGGGCAAAGGGCGAGTTCCGAAAACAGAAGGAGGCCG CAACAAAGATCGAGACATGTTGGAGAGGAGTGCAGGCAAGGAAGGAGAGAGACAagagagcgtgggctgtgaaaGTCATTAAACA atttatCAAAGGCTACATGACCAGAGGGCAAGCAAAAGTCACAGATAACTCAGAGTATTTGGCCTTTGTGAGACAGAATTACCTGAACCGGCTTAAAGAAAACTTGCCAAAAACCGTATTGGATAAAACCACGTGGCTATCTCCACCTCAAGTGCTGGCCGAG ACGTCGGAAATACTTCGTAAACTGCACTACCGCCTCATGGTGCGGAAATACGTTCGAGGGATCACACCCCAGAAGAAAATACAG CTTCAAATGAAGTTCATTGCCAGCTCCATATTCAAGGGGAAAAAGGAAAGTTATCCACAAAGTGTCGCCCAACCTTTTGTAGAAACACGAATCA GTGATCAAGATATTAACGCGAGGGTCTTACAAATGATTCGACATGAGCACATCAAG TACAGCGTCCCGATGATTAAATACGACAGGAACGGTTTCAAAACGAGGCCGCGGCAGCTCATCTTCACCCAGGCGGCGGCCTACATGGTGGAGGAGGCAAGGATCAAACAGAGAATTTCGTATACTGCTCTCAAAG GGATTTCCGTCAGTAATTTGACTGACAGCATCATTGTGTTACACGTAACATGTGAGGACCCCAAACAAAAG GGAGATCTTGTACTGCAGTGCAACCACTTGTTTGAGCTGGTGACCAAACTCAGCATCATTGCTAACAAGCAAAATGCAGTCAGGGTGAGCCAAGGCAG CATCAAGATAGAGTTTCAGCCTGGAAAAGAGAGCGTGATAGAATTCAGCATCGGCCCGGAGCCGAACGTGTACAAGGCCAAGAATGGACACCTCATGGTG GTTGCCACTCGGGCCAGGCCGAGGTAA
- the kctd10 gene encoding BTB/POZ domain-containing adapter for CUL3-mediated RhoA degradation protein 3: MEEMSGESAVSSPVPAATTRTTSFKGSSPSSKYVKLNVGGALYYTTMQTLTKQDTMLKAMFSGRMEVLTDSEGWILIDRCGKHFGTILNYLRDGAVPLPDSRRETEELLAEAKYYLVQGLADECTAALQNKETYEPLCKVPLMTSSKEEQKLIATSNKPTVKLLYNRSNNKYSYTSNSDDNMLKNIELFDKLSLRFNGRVLFIKDVIGDEICCWSFYGQGRKIAEVCCTSIVYATEKKQTKVEFPEARIYEETLNILLYESHDGRGPDNALLEATGGAAGRSHHLDEDDERERIERVRRIHIKLPNDRTHHHQ; this comes from the exons ATG GAAGAGATGTCAGGAGAGAGCGCCGTGAGCTCGCCAGTGCCGGCAGCTACCACCCGGACCACATCCTTCAAAGGTTCCAGCCCCAGCTCGAAATATGTGAAGTTAAATGTAGGCGGGGCTCTGTACTACACAACAATGCAGACTCTGACCAAACAAGACACCATGCTTAAAGCCATGTTCAGTGGCAGGATGGAGGTCCTCACGGACAGTGAAG GTTGGATTCTGATTGATCGCTGCGGCAAACATTTCGGAACGATACTAAACTACCTTAGAGATGGAGCGGTGCCGTTACCGGATAGTCGGCGGGAAACCGAGGAGCTGCTTGCAGAAGCCAAGTATTATCTTGTCCAAGGCCTCGCAGATGAATGCACGGCTGCTTTGCAG AATAAAGAAACGTATGAGCCCCTTTGTAAAGTGCctctgatgacatcatcgaaGGAGGAGCAGAAGCTAATTGCAACTTCAAATAAG CCTACAGTCAAACTGCTGTATAACAGAAGCAATAACAAATATTCCTACACCAG caatTCTGACGACAACATGCTGAAAAATATTGAGCTGTTTGACAAGCTGTCGTTGCGGTTCAACGGCCGTGTACTCTTCATCAAAGATgtgatcggggatgagatctgCTGCTGGTCCTTCTACGGGCAGGGTCGGAAGATAGCTGAAGTGTGCTGCACCTCCATCGTTTATGCCACTGAGAAGAAGCAGACAAAG GTGGAGTTCCCTGAAGCTCGCATCTATGAGGAGACCCTCAATATCCTCTTATACGAATCCCACGACGGGAGGGGGCCAGACAACGCTCTGCTGGAGGCAACAGGCGGCGCCGCCGGACGATCCCATCATCTGGACGAAGATGACGAGCGAGAACGAATCGAGCGAGTTCGTAGGATCCACATTAAACTACCCAACGACCGAACGCACCACCACCAGTGA
- the ube3b gene encoding ubiquitin-protein ligase E3B, with product MFGAPQSSKSEFLDKARQAREERKGQKEKERAAILIQALVRRFLCRSRLQKQIRKDVDDYFESSAATSKRNALSIFKIARKLLFIYHLEDKMRFEKLCRAILASMEVENEPKVWYVSLALSKDLTIPWLKQIKDVLWTCCQLLKTLKPDILQDNKLVTLYLTMLVTFTDTSTWRIVRGKGEALRPALMRICENIMGHLNQKGFYSTLQILLTNGLARSKPALSKGTLTAIFTLSLRPVIAAHFSDNLLRSFLIHVMSVPAVTSHLCKLTPECITSIQTHGLLKKFILLLSREEQCSDICVCLEGSHTLCLLGNLIHLGFLNEQIIEEETNRFVKDLTDMLSYCQRYVSQKKSNLTHWHPVLGWFSQIVDYGLNESMPLVTKQLQHLWGVPVIRTLFSDVLSKKLESQELSPAPAQPSTSQNNLPVKSLFKRAFQKSASVRNILKPVGGKRVDSAEVQKVCSICVLYQTALSTLTQIRLQILTGLTHLDDLLPKLWAFICELGPQGGLKLFMECLNNDTEESKRLLAMLMLFCDCSRHLITILDDIEVYEEQTSFKIEELITISSFLNTFVYKMIWDGILENAKGEKLELFHSVHGWLMVLYERDCRRKFTFDDHWLRKDLKPSLLFQELEKGKKRAQLILQYIPHVIPHKNRVLLFRNIVTKEKENLGLIETNSASPHVTHITIRRSRMLEDGYDQLRRLPVNSIKGVIRVKFVNDLGVDEAGIDQDGVFKEFLEEIIKKVFNPALNLFKTTSGNERLYPSPTSYIHENHLQLFEFVGKMLGKAIYEGIVVDVPFASFFLSQVLGHHHSTFYSSIDELPSLDSEFYKNLTSIKRYDGDVGDLGLSLSYDEDVMGQLVCHELIPGGKTMPVTNENKFSYIHLMAHFRMHTQIKEQTAAFIRGFRSIINPEWLHMFSTPEVQRLVSGDNAEIDLDDLKKHTVYYGGFHSSHRVIIWLWDILSSDFTAEERAMFLKFVTSCSRPPLLGFAYLKPPFSIRCVEVSDDQDTGDTLGSVLRGFFTIRKKEPGGRLPTSSTCFNLLKLPNYSKKSILRDKLRYAISMNTGFELS from the exons ATGTTTGGTGCACCCCAAAGCTCGAAGTCTGAATTCCTGGATAAAGCCAGGCAAGCCAGGGAGGAGAGGAAAGGGCagaaggagaaagagagagcagCAATCCTCATCCAAGCCCTGGTCAGACGATTTTTATGTCGCAGCAGACTCCAGAAACAAATAAG GAAAGATGTTGATGACTATTTTGAGTCTTCAGCTGCAACgtcaaaaagaaatgcactttcaatttttaaaattgctCGTAAATTACTATTCATTTACCACTTGGAGGATAAGATG AGGTTTGAAAAGCTTTGTCGGGCTATTCTTGCCAGCATGGAAGTTGAAAACGAGCCTAAA GTCTGGTATGTGTCTTTGGCACTCTCCAAAGATCTCACAATCCCTTGGTTGAAACAGATTAAAGATGTTTTGTGGACCTGCTGTCAACTACTAAAGACTTTAAAG CCTGATATCCTGCAGGACAACAAATTGGTAACCCTTTACCTCACCATGCTGGTCACTTTCACGGACACATCAACATGGCGGATTGTGAGAGGGAAAG GAGAAGCTCTCCGACCTGCTTTGATGAGAATCTGTGAGAATATCATGGGTCATCTCAATCAAAAGGGATTCTATTCAACACTACAG attttgCTGACCAATGGCTTGGCTCGTTCGAAACCAGCTCTCTCAAAAGGCACTTTAACAGCTATATTTACTTTGTCACTAAG GCCAGTCATCGCTGCTCACTTCTCAGACAACCTGCTCAGATCATTCCTCATTCACGTTATGTCAGTTCCAGCTGTGACTTCGCACCTGTGTAAACTCACCCCAGAG TGTATTACGTCGATCCAGACTCATGGCCTTCTAAAGAAGTTTATCCTTCTTCTCAGCCGTGAGGAGCAGTGTTCTgatatctgtgtgtgtctcgAGGGGAGCCACACACTCTGCTTATTAG GTAACCTGATTCACTTGGGCTTCCTGAATGAGCAAATCATAGAGGAGGAGACCAATCGCTTTGTGAAGGACCTGACTGACATGCTGTCCTACTGCCAGAGATATGTGTCCCAAAAGAAGTCCAACCTCACCCACTGGCACCCAGTCCTGGGCTGGTTTTCCCAAATTGTAGATTATGG TCTTAACGAATCAATGCCACTGGTCACCAAGCAACTGCAGCATCTGTGGGGCGTGCCTGTCATTCGGACCCTCTTCAGTGACGTCCTCTCGAAGAAGCTCGAGAGTCAGGAGCTCAGTCCCGCACCCGCACAACCTAGCACATCGCAAAATAACCTGCCAGTTAAAA GCCTGTTTAAGCGAGCTTTTCAGAAGTCCGCGTCTGTACGAAACATCTTGAAGCCGGTCGGGGGAAAGCGGGTGGACTCTGCTGAAGTTCAGAAGGTGTGCAGCATTTGTGTGCTCTACCAAACTGCCCTTTCCACACTGACGCAAATACGACTACAGATTCTCACCG GTCTGACACACCTCGATGACCTCCTGCCCAAGTTGTGGGCTTTTATCTGTGAATTGGGCCCACAGGGAGGCCTCAAGCTTTTTATGGAGTGTCTCAACAATGACACTGAAGAGTCCAAGCGGCTCCTGGCTATGCTTATGCTCTTCTGTGACTGTTCACGGCACCTCATCAC AATTCTGGATGACATCGAAGTCTACGAAGAACAGACCTCCTTTAAAATAGAGGAGCTCATCACTATCTCCTCCTTTCTTAACACTTTTGTGTACAAAATGATATGGGACGGTATCCTCG AGAACGCAAAGGGGGAGAAACTGGAGTTATTCCACAGCGTTCACGGATGGTTAATGGTGCTTTACGAACGTGATTGCCGGAGAAAATTCACCTTTGATGACCACTGGTTACGCAA AGACTTAAAACCAAGCTTGCTGTTCCAAGAACTTGAGAAAGGCAAGAAGCGAGCCCAGCTGATACTGCAATATATCCCACATGTTATTCCTCATAAAAAT AGGGTGCTGCTGTTTCGGAATATCGTCACTAAGGAAAAAGAGAATCTTGGTTTAATAGAAACCAACTCCGCCTCGCCGCACGTCACGCACATTACCATTCGCCGCTCACGCATGTTAGAG GATGGTTACGACCAGCTCCGCCGTTTACCTGTGAATTCCATAAAAGGCGTCATTCGTGTGAAGTTTGTGAATGACCTGGGAGTGGATGAAGCGGGTATCGATCAAGATGGTGTGTTTAAAGAGTTTCTTGAAGAGATCATTAAGAAAGTGTTCAACCCTGCACTCAACCTATTCAAG ACCACGAGTGGAAATGAGAGGCTTTATCCTTCGCCTACTTCCTACATCCACGAGAACCATCTGCAGCTATTTGAGTTTGTGGGGAAGATGTTAGGGAAAGCCATTTATGAG ggcATTGTGGTGGATGTTCCTTTTGCTTCCTTCTTCCTCAGCCAAGTTTTGGGTCATCACCACAGCACTTTTTACAGCTCCATTGATGAGCTGCCCTCCTTGGACTCAGAGTTTTACAAGAACCTCACCTCCATTAAG CGCTATGATGGAGATGTGGGAGACCTGGGACTCTCGTTGTCCTATGATGAAGATGTTATGGGACAG CTTGTTTGTCATGAGTTGATACCTGGAGGCAAGACCATGCCAGTCACCAATGAAAATAA GTTCAGCTACATCCACCTCATGGCTCACTTCCGGATGCACACTCAGATTAAGGAGCAAACTGCAGCTTTCATCCGAGGCTTTCGCAGCATCATTAACCCAGAATGGTTGCACATGTTTTCGACACCCGAGGTTCAGCGTCTAGTCTCGGGAGATAATGCTGAAATTGACTTGGATGACCTCAA GAAGCACACCGTCTACTACGGAGGTTTTCATAGCAGCCATCGTGTTATCATCTGGCTGTGGGACATCTTGTCCAGTGATTTCACGGCTGAGGAGAGGGCAATGTTCCTCAAA TTTGTTACCAGCTGCTCAAGACCTCCTCTCCTAGGTTTTGCCTACCTCAAGCCACCTTTTTCAATCCGTTGTGTGGAAGTGTCAGATGATCAG GACACGGGGGACACCCTTGGCAGCGTGCTCCGAGGCTTCTTCACAATCCGTAAAAAGGAGCCTGGTGGTAGACTGCCCACTTCCTCCACATGCTTCAACCTGCTCAAACTGCCCAACTACAGCAAAAAGAGCATCTTGCGTGACAAGCTACGCTACGCCATCAGTATGAACACCGGCTTTGAGCTTTCGTAA